From a region of the Bremerella alba genome:
- a CDS encoding prenyltransferase/squalene oxidase repeat-containing protein yields MWRFVALGLVMGLVQPVSALTPDSPEVQKVVKAANGYLAASGNHSRVGGKSVIALALVKSGTPKDHPKITSAVDACKKFASQVPTYKHDVVYDAGLALIFLCELDPFEYNREIQNLVTFFIKNQRAHGGYGYAENPSGDNSMTQYAALGLWLAHENRFEVPLENIANLTNFIMSVQDPSGGFGYQGKVSPRGKARVNQSDVRPSLTTAGLCSLYVSADAIDLSNRRSKATDNLPTEFIEVTQDPRRASMTKARSLVDRKALQSVKELGNQWMNQNAKVDGTRWPFYFLYALERFKAFQELDLGRPDPDPTWYSAGYEYIKKKQNDSGAVQASDEGGSVGTAFAILFLVRGTQETIKKHVRTFDNGLLAGGRGLPEDLADAELRDGKVINVKEVPETDRFLELLKADDGSLDDLVDADVTFDMNLAGTEREIALRAVRGKLRQGSYAARLMAIRAIRDTKDFESVPHLIFALSDPDPRIAVQARDTLRFISRKIDGFEMPMNPTPPQRESAIKKWKEWYRSLRPDARFVE; encoded by the coding sequence GTGTGGCGCTTCGTAGCTCTAGGGCTCGTAATGGGGTTGGTTCAGCCTGTTAGTGCGCTGACACCAGACTCGCCAGAAGTCCAGAAGGTAGTGAAAGCGGCCAATGGGTACCTTGCTGCCTCGGGAAATCATTCTCGAGTGGGTGGAAAGTCCGTCATTGCCTTGGCTCTGGTGAAGTCAGGCACTCCGAAAGATCATCCCAAGATCACTAGTGCCGTCGACGCTTGTAAGAAGTTTGCCAGCCAGGTACCCACCTACAAACACGATGTTGTTTACGATGCGGGATTGGCACTCATCTTTCTGTGCGAGCTAGATCCCTTCGAGTACAACCGCGAGATTCAAAATCTCGTTACCTTCTTCATCAAGAACCAACGTGCTCATGGTGGATATGGTTATGCCGAGAATCCCTCGGGCGACAACTCCATGACCCAGTACGCTGCGTTGGGCTTATGGCTTGCTCACGAAAATCGTTTTGAAGTACCGCTAGAGAACATCGCAAATCTGACCAATTTCATTATGTCGGTGCAGGATCCTTCCGGAGGATTTGGCTACCAGGGCAAAGTTTCGCCACGAGGAAAGGCTCGCGTCAATCAGTCGGATGTCCGCCCCAGTTTGACGACGGCAGGTCTTTGTTCCTTGTACGTGTCCGCCGACGCGATCGACCTGAGCAATCGTCGAAGCAAGGCAACCGATAATCTTCCGACAGAGTTTATCGAAGTCACGCAAGACCCACGTCGCGCATCGATGACCAAGGCACGCAGTCTGGTCGATCGTAAGGCGCTTCAGTCGGTCAAAGAGCTTGGCAATCAGTGGATGAATCAGAATGCCAAAGTGGACGGCACACGCTGGCCGTTCTATTTCCTGTACGCATTGGAGCGGTTCAAGGCCTTTCAAGAGCTGGACTTGGGGCGGCCAGATCCTGATCCGACATGGTACTCTGCCGGGTACGAGTACATCAAAAAGAAACAAAACGACAGCGGTGCGGTACAAGCATCCGATGAAGGCGGATCGGTGGGGACTGCCTTCGCCATTTTGTTTCTCGTCCGTGGCACTCAGGAAACAATCAAGAAGCACGTGCGAACTTTCGACAACGGTTTATTGGCTGGTGGTCGTGGATTGCCTGAGGATTTGGCCGATGCCGAACTTCGTGACGGTAAGGTTATCAACGTCAAGGAAGTCCCTGAAACAGATCGGTTTCTGGAACTGCTTAAAGCCGACGACGGATCGCTCGATGATCTGGTCGATGCGGATGTCACCTTTGATATGAACTTGGCCGGTACCGAGCGAGAAATCGCGTTGCGAGCCGTGCGAGGAAAGCTTCGCCAAGGAAGTTACGCTGCGCGACTGATGGCGATCCGAGCCATTCGCGACACGAAGGATTTCGAGAGCGTACCGCATCTGATCTTCGCGTTGTCTGATCCTGATCCTCGAATTGCTGTCCAGGCCCGCGACACCTTGCGTTTTATTAGTCGCAAAATCGATGGCTTTGAGATGCCTATGAACCCAACTCCTCCTCAGCGTGAATCGGCCATCAAGAAATGGAAAGAGTGGTATCGCTCGCTCCGTCCTGATGCCCGGTTCGTTGAATAG
- a CDS encoding MotA/TolQ/ExbB proton channel family protein, whose amino-acid sequence MDITGLTQIFATSMYGALALIALWGMYCVTMIWARVAQKRFRNEAQQDAFLDAVEEPLERGDFEEASEICESDPRALPQLAYLAIENREIGYSQVKQLVVERFQRDVLADLDHRISWVNTVIKGAPMVGLLGTVTGMMGAFAKLAAAEKVDAGAMASDISLALITTALGLVIAIPLTFCLNSVNIRIRKMEDLVAVGLTRFMSSLREAIATEAMSELEEIQPVRSSK is encoded by the coding sequence ATGGACATAACTGGACTGACTCAAATCTTCGCGACGTCGATGTACGGAGCACTAGCCCTGATTGCTTTATGGGGCATGTACTGCGTTACTATGATTTGGGCCCGCGTCGCACAAAAACGATTTCGCAACGAAGCCCAGCAGGACGCGTTTCTAGATGCGGTGGAAGAACCGCTCGAACGTGGCGACTTTGAGGAAGCGAGTGAGATCTGCGAATCAGATCCGCGTGCCCTGCCCCAACTTGCTTACCTGGCCATCGAGAACCGCGAGATTGGCTACTCGCAGGTCAAGCAGCTCGTCGTCGAACGCTTTCAACGCGACGTCTTAGCGGATCTCGATCATCGCATTAGCTGGGTCAACACCGTGATTAAGGGAGCGCCGATGGTGGGACTGTTGGGCACGGTGACTGGGATGATGGGGGCCTTCGCCAAGCTGGCAGCCGCCGAAAAGGTCGATGCGGGAGCGATGGCCAGTGATATTAGTTTGGCTTTGATTACGACTGCGTTAGGGCTGGTGATCGCGATTCCGCTGACATTTTGCTTGAACAGTGTGAATATCCGAATTCGCAAGATGGAAGACCTCGTCGCTGTCGGGCTGACACGCTTCATGAGCAGTCTACGAGAAGCGATTGCCACGGAAGCAATGAGCGAGTTGGAAGAAATTCAACCGGTACGTTCTTCGAAATAA
- a CDS encoding outer membrane protein assembly factor BamB family protein, whose product MNISDFIDLIEAHDYMADNQIAAIRRQLNRGQLDVSIEELVGFLIDRQRLTKYQAKRLLAEARSGVTAETAPVSESRRRAQQKWVNAAPVKEEIVEPEADDLVALDGMPSDEDAGADDPLGLGGVDGFSSEIDESDPFATGSKGNASAHKKKTSRANPWDSPLLLFGGGSLILLVLVGGLLYFWLAFDSGDDMFQAAEKSYRSGSYVQAGTEYDKFIRRFPDHPSTPLAEVRLAMAVLWNMVEGGSDWEMALQTTQEYLPEIDESPAFDQARPELATILPEIASGLTARAQQSGSVEEKQRQSDLASAAMELVNDPTYLPTSLREAQQSRIETIEMSLVRVRREIDRDQAKNETLAKIQLSTAEGKFQEVYQLRRSLVDAYPGLRADERLSLAVSEAATKLVDQVIPLDNFPAPITDDESGMKLLSEVTLVQREPVLPASAGSETAVFRLDGTAYAIEVDSGKLLWRRYVGIDENAQAVSWVTDNERSVAALIDTRENQLLAIDQRTGEVLWRQKFDSHLFRPKVFENSVIVAERSGKVWKIARETGEVIAAVQLPQEISAPLGMLEEVAGVYAVAEHSNVYVLSPDNLICGEVIPVGHEVGTISVEPTGTLRHLFLFENAGLEYSFLHLYSVDASGGSAKLTQDVVRQAGQVLVTPIIADSRVVATNDRGEVLVYEVNTAAKDVPVRLVAATKADSSEPILGYAAVSRGDLWVCDRRMTRYVMQLSRGSVVRKMVDHDGDTFVSNPLIRGDKIIHARRNAGADGFVIEAQRIQANKLEDIWQTTIGTPTVGQAFTLKEAGAPLVVTSRGAVYPLPKLGMGSAQVLDQPQSKLDVTTKPYHFSSGEKLDDSNHVFFPPDEENRSLVVGTRGGKVVSRVVAWEIPATARSTRPRVWNDYVLVPTKIGQILVVDAKSGAADVQPYQPELAFGETIDWSYPAVVGGSTPSVIVSDQRSRLFRLAVETSPEPHLTALDQVKLTEALSGQLAVAGLMLVGVSNQAEQDVLRLFQLPELAEQEPIVVSGDVVLPPQSVSGRVYCATTEDGLIAIRDDFSVAWKCPLEVQTIACGPVAVNNMLALSFTQGQVWLIDEATGELVTEFDVGEPLVDGLSYFDGQLWVHGYDGTLHGIALEGLAK is encoded by the coding sequence ATGAACATTTCGGATTTCATCGACCTGATCGAAGCCCACGACTATATGGCCGATAATCAAATCGCCGCCATTCGTCGACAATTGAATCGTGGGCAACTAGATGTCTCGATCGAAGAATTGGTGGGTTTCTTAATTGATCGACAACGGCTGACAAAATACCAGGCGAAAAGGCTACTCGCGGAAGCGCGTTCTGGCGTGACGGCCGAAACGGCTCCGGTCAGTGAAAGTCGACGTCGAGCACAGCAAAAGTGGGTGAACGCAGCCCCGGTCAAGGAAGAAATCGTCGAGCCAGAGGCCGATGATCTGGTCGCGTTGGATGGCATGCCCAGCGACGAAGATGCTGGCGCGGACGATCCACTGGGACTGGGAGGCGTGGACGGATTTTCTAGCGAAATCGATGAATCCGATCCCTTCGCAACCGGCAGCAAGGGCAATGCGTCGGCCCATAAAAAGAAGACAAGCCGGGCCAATCCTTGGGACTCGCCGCTGCTATTGTTTGGCGGTGGGAGTCTCATCCTGTTGGTCTTGGTGGGCGGCTTGCTGTATTTCTGGCTTGCATTTGACAGCGGCGACGACATGTTTCAGGCTGCTGAGAAAAGTTACCGAAGCGGATCGTACGTCCAAGCTGGTACCGAGTACGACAAGTTCATTCGACGCTTTCCCGATCATCCCAGCACTCCGCTGGCCGAGGTTCGGCTGGCTATGGCCGTTCTGTGGAACATGGTAGAAGGTGGTAGCGACTGGGAAATGGCCCTGCAAACAACGCAGGAATATTTGCCAGAGATTGACGAATCTCCAGCGTTTGATCAGGCTCGGCCCGAATTGGCGACCATTCTTCCAGAGATAGCTTCTGGTCTGACCGCGCGTGCTCAACAGTCTGGAAGCGTCGAAGAAAAGCAGCGTCAGTCCGATTTGGCAAGTGCAGCGATGGAGTTGGTCAACGACCCAACCTACCTTCCTACCTCGCTTCGTGAAGCCCAGCAGTCGCGGATCGAAACGATCGAGATGAGCCTGGTCCGTGTTCGACGCGAGATCGATCGTGATCAAGCCAAAAATGAGACCCTCGCCAAGATTCAACTAAGCACGGCCGAGGGGAAATTTCAGGAAGTGTATCAACTGCGACGATCGCTGGTAGACGCTTATCCGGGACTTCGCGCCGACGAACGCTTGAGCCTAGCCGTATCGGAGGCTGCCACGAAATTAGTCGACCAAGTTATTCCGCTGGATAATTTTCCGGCCCCTATCACCGATGACGAAAGCGGTATGAAACTGCTGTCGGAGGTAACCCTGGTACAACGCGAGCCTGTCTTACCGGCATCTGCAGGTAGCGAGACGGCAGTCTTTCGCCTGGATGGGACGGCCTATGCGATCGAGGTCGACTCTGGCAAGCTCTTGTGGCGTCGATACGTGGGCATCGACGAAAATGCCCAAGCAGTCTCTTGGGTAACCGATAACGAAAGATCGGTCGCCGCCCTGATCGACACGCGAGAGAACCAGCTTCTAGCGATCGATCAACGAACCGGAGAGGTTCTCTGGCGGCAGAAATTTGATAGCCACTTGTTCCGCCCTAAGGTGTTCGAAAACTCGGTAATCGTAGCGGAGCGTAGTGGGAAGGTATGGAAGATCGCCCGCGAGACAGGAGAAGTAATCGCCGCGGTTCAACTACCGCAAGAGATCTCCGCCCCGCTGGGGATGTTGGAAGAGGTCGCCGGCGTCTATGCGGTGGCCGAGCATTCTAATGTGTATGTTCTATCCCCAGACAATCTGATATGTGGCGAGGTCATTCCGGTTGGGCACGAAGTGGGAACGATTTCGGTCGAACCAACCGGTACGTTGAGGCATTTGTTTCTCTTCGAGAACGCCGGGCTTGAGTATAGCTTTCTGCATCTTTATAGCGTCGATGCAAGTGGAGGCAGCGCCAAACTCACGCAAGATGTCGTCCGGCAAGCTGGTCAAGTGCTGGTGACGCCGATCATCGCCGATTCTCGCGTAGTGGCTACGAACGATCGAGGTGAGGTACTGGTCTACGAAGTCAATACCGCGGCCAAGGATGTGCCGGTACGCCTGGTTGCCGCGACCAAAGCCGACAGTTCTGAACCGATCCTCGGGTATGCTGCGGTTAGTCGCGGAGATCTATGGGTTTGTGATCGTCGTATGACGCGATACGTGATGCAGCTTTCGCGTGGTTCGGTTGTGCGGAAGATGGTCGATCACGATGGGGATACGTTCGTTTCCAATCCTCTTATTCGCGGCGACAAAATTATTCACGCACGACGAAACGCAGGGGCCGATGGTTTTGTGATCGAAGCCCAACGCATTCAGGCCAACAAGCTGGAAGATATCTGGCAAACGACCATCGGTACCCCAACCGTCGGTCAGGCGTTTACGCTTAAAGAAGCAGGGGCACCGTTGGTGGTCACCTCGCGCGGTGCCGTTTATCCGCTTCCTAAGCTTGGTATGGGGAGTGCTCAGGTGCTGGACCAGCCGCAGTCCAAGCTGGATGTCACGACCAAGCCATATCATTTCAGTAGCGGTGAAAAGTTGGATGACTCCAACCATGTATTCTTTCCCCCTGATGAAGAAAATCGTTCCTTGGTGGTCGGCACGCGTGGCGGCAAAGTGGTCTCGCGTGTGGTTGCCTGGGAGATTCCGGCGACTGCCAGGTCAACTCGGCCGCGTGTATGGAATGATTACGTCTTGGTCCCAACCAAGATTGGGCAAATCCTGGTAGTTGATGCCAAGTCGGGGGCCGCTGATGTTCAACCTTATCAGCCGGAACTGGCTTTCGGCGAAACAATTGATTGGTCGTATCCAGCGGTTGTCGGTGGTTCGACGCCATCAGTGATTGTGAGCGATCAACGCTCGCGACTCTTCCGCCTGGCAGTGGAGACTAGTCCAGAGCCCCATCTGACCGCTCTGGATCAGGTCAAGCTGACCGAGGCATTGTCAGGCCAGTTGGCGGTCGCTGGTCTCATGCTTGTAGGAGTCAGCAACCAAGCCGAGCAGGACGTGTTGCGTCTATTTCAATTGCCGGAACTGGCAGAGCAAGAGCCCATCGTTGTTTCTGGTGATGTTGTCCTGCCTCCTCAATCCGTAAGTGGCCGTGTTTACTGCGCGACCACCGAAGATGGGTTGATCGCGATTCGGGACGATTTCTCGGTCGCCTGGAAATGTCCTCTTGAAGTTCAAACGATTGCCTGTGGTCCGGTCGCAGTGAATAACATGCTCGCCCTCTCCTTTACCCAGGGGCAAGTGTGGTTGATTGATGAAGCCACCGGAGAATTAGTGACGGAATTCGATGTCGGAGAGCCACTCGTCGATGGCTTATCGTACTTCGATGGCCAACTATGGGTTCACGGGTACGATGGCACGCTGCATGGGATTGCCTTGGAAGGGCTGGCCAAATGA
- a CDS encoding ExbD/TolR family protein, translating to MSTGVFRFRCPACSDLLSASVDMIGGTTYCSNCDTRLEIPKPARLSDSHDEEEFLELTAEDVVQPQPKPRESENVVAQEQPVKFSMHREGADGELDLTPMVDVTFLLLIFFMVTASFQVQKSMEVPAPKDNAPSAVSQQQEDPEDDPDNILVRIDSFNTYYVGCAAWDQEREAPSEQELYRQIREARASNPAQPPRTLLVIAHVEAWHEKVISALDAGADAGVDSIRLMSTEEDL from the coding sequence GTGAGCACTGGCGTTTTCCGATTTCGATGTCCTGCCTGTAGCGACCTTCTGTCGGCTAGTGTCGACATGATTGGCGGGACAACGTATTGCTCGAACTGCGATACGCGGTTGGAGATTCCCAAGCCAGCACGTCTGAGTGATTCGCACGATGAAGAAGAGTTTTTGGAGTTGACCGCGGAAGATGTGGTTCAACCTCAGCCCAAGCCGCGCGAGTCTGAAAATGTGGTTGCTCAGGAACAGCCCGTCAAGTTTTCGATGCATCGCGAAGGAGCGGACGGGGAACTGGATCTTACGCCGATGGTCGATGTGACCTTCCTGCTGCTGATCTTTTTCATGGTAACGGCCTCGTTCCAGGTTCAAAAGTCGATGGAAGTGCCTGCTCCGAAAGACAACGCTCCTAGTGCGGTCTCGCAGCAGCAAGAAGATCCGGAGGATGATCCGGACAATATTCTGGTCCGGATCGATTCATTCAACACTTACTACGTTGGCTGCGCGGCGTGGGACCAGGAACGGGAAGCACCGAGCGAGCAAGAGCTTTATCGTCAGATCCGCGAAGCTCGAGCATCAAACCCGGCCCAGCCACCGCGAACACTTTTGGTGATTGCCCATGTCGAAGCCTGGCACGAGAAAGTGATATCCGCACTCGATGCAGGAGCGGATGCCGGCGTCGATTCAATTCGGTTAATGTCGACCGAGGAAGATTTATGA
- a CDS encoding ExbD/TolR family protein, translating into MSDELIELEEGEIMPARKRPQEADLDITPMIDITFLLLIFFIVTSNLQQQTAADMPQAKHGTTVSSTDSAVITMTASEAEGRAVVYLADGITPEAKAEENDLNRQEEEIADYIEQSFAGTAGNGMPKRQLLIKADGKVPSGEVARVALAATRSGVVDAVERLYLGVQEKP; encoded by the coding sequence ATGTCTGACGAACTGATTGAACTCGAAGAAGGCGAGATCATGCCGGCCCGCAAAAGGCCGCAGGAAGCGGATCTCGACATCACTCCGATGATCGATATTACTTTCTTGCTATTGATTTTCTTCATCGTGACTTCCAATTTGCAGCAGCAAACGGCGGCAGACATGCCGCAAGCGAAGCACGGCACGACGGTCTCTTCGACCGACTCGGCGGTCATCACGATGACGGCCAGCGAAGCAGAAGGTCGAGCGGTTGTATATTTGGCCGACGGAATCACGCCAGAAGCCAAAGCGGAAGAGAACGACCTGAATCGACAGGAAGAAGAAATCGCCGACTATATCGAACAAAGCTTTGCCGGAACTGCCGGAAATGGAATGCCCAAGCGGCAATTACTTATTAAAGCCGATGGCAAAGTCCCTTCCGGAGAAGTCGCACGTGTGGCACTAGCCGCTACGCGCAGCGGTGTAGTCGACGCCGTCGAACGTCTTTATTTAGGGGTGCAGGAAAAACCGTGA
- a CDS encoding serine/threonine protein kinase, with amino-acid sequence MPSSQTKKFRDSALASGLVTAKQLEDAMKTLREGSLKHEFSDEELSEYLINCNMLTQYQADQLSKGLTKLTLGPYVITDWIGQGGMGQVFKAEHNFMGREVAIKVLPQQRSTPESIGRFLREIRMQAQLDHANLVRAYDAGQDGNVHFLVTEYVPGTDLRRLVRAKGHLNQHQGASIISQAARGLAYAHEKKLIHRDVKPGNILVTRDGTSKVSDLGLADFMNDNSEESKLGKIVGTIDYLAPEQIRDPHDVSAKWDIYSLGCTFYYALTGKVPFPGGNVKDKARRHCEEPPLHPHRFNPNIDRELVEIVAEMMEKDPLRRIASASEVVARLEPWASDHRASDFTGQPIKSAWQPPPPVYTGAESARLNDTEAGSNIYELSESGSGSSAEQGSQYSQSTVQALMTDQDTKTIRDSRKSAAIPPPIPIVTRYTRREKQLIMALVFGLPASAVFGAIVAYVATVISQ; translated from the coding sequence GTGCCCAGCTCTCAGACTAAGAAATTTCGAGATTCCGCGCTTGCCAGCGGCCTCGTGACTGCCAAGCAGCTCGAGGACGCCATGAAGACGCTGCGCGAAGGCTCGCTCAAACACGAGTTTTCGGATGAAGAACTTTCCGAATACCTGATCAACTGCAATATGCTCACGCAGTATCAGGCCGATCAGTTGTCGAAAGGGCTTACCAAGTTAACTCTCGGTCCCTATGTCATCACCGACTGGATCGGGCAGGGGGGCATGGGTCAGGTATTCAAGGCCGAGCATAACTTCATGGGACGCGAAGTCGCCATCAAGGTTTTGCCGCAGCAGCGATCGACCCCAGAGTCCATCGGCCGATTCCTCCGCGAAATACGCATGCAGGCCCAGCTGGACCATGCCAACCTCGTTCGCGCTTATGATGCCGGACAGGATGGAAACGTTCACTTTCTAGTAACCGAATATGTCCCAGGAACCGATCTTCGCCGCCTGGTTCGCGCAAAAGGTCACCTCAATCAACATCAAGGGGCAAGCATCATCTCGCAGGCCGCTCGTGGCCTGGCGTATGCCCACGAGAAGAAGCTGATTCACCGCGATGTGAAGCCAGGCAACATTTTGGTCACTCGAGACGGTACCTCGAAGGTTTCCGACCTGGGTTTGGCTGACTTCATGAATGACAATTCCGAAGAATCCAAACTCGGAAAAATCGTTGGGACCATCGATTACCTCGCCCCAGAACAAATTCGCGATCCGCACGATGTCTCTGCCAAATGGGACATTTACTCGTTGGGGTGTACTTTCTATTACGCGTTAACGGGCAAAGTTCCCTTTCCCGGTGGCAATGTAAAAGACAAAGCACGACGACACTGCGAAGAACCACCTCTGCATCCGCATCGTTTCAATCCGAACATCGATCGCGAACTGGTCGAGATCGTCGCCGAAATGATGGAAAAAGATCCGCTTCGCCGTATCGCCTCGGCCAGCGAAGTAGTGGCCCGACTCGAGCCGTGGGCTTCCGACCATCGTGCGTCTGATTTCACCGGTCAGCCGATCAAATCGGCCTGGCAGCCACCACCTCCGGTTTACACAGGTGCGGAATCGGCTCGATTGAACGACACGGAGGCTGGCTCGAACATCTACGAGCTTTCCGAGTCAGGCTCGGGATCAAGTGCCGAGCAAGGAAGCCAATACTCGCAGTCGACCGTCCAGGCTCTCATGACGGATCAAGACACGAAAACGATTCGTGATTCTCGAAAATCGGCTGCGATTCCTCCTCCCATTCCAATCGTCACGCGTTACACGCGTCGGGAGAAGCAACTGATCATGGCGCTCGTCTTCGGCCTGCCGGCCTCGGCCGTGTTTGGGGCTATTGTGGCCTATGTCGCCACCGTTATCAGCCAATAG
- a CDS encoding ABC transporter substrate-binding protein yields the protein MLLLVMIFIGMNAPLLAQKDEQTEEQQIPVEMTKPLVEREPYDLLTVASSKDGKPLRIKPVNAAGFRAGSSQRSGQLTIELVDIPGRTFRVAWQSVTVYQPFPQLLLEEAKENLKDKQFDLAFRYLQRLNAEYSNYPGVEQLLEELLVQNALERFQAGALDEALGMLEEAKRKFPKKSGIDKSIESVGLRLVQKEIDDRQWQSARKLIERFENVYGKEFAESIERWKADLARRSRQQLDRAKQQIEKKDYREALQATNLALAIDPSVPSGREQLAELVRRYPQVRIATLAAGEAVPPHGTLTWSGRRNKRLLYRDLTEIVGYGPEGGEYASPFGSVIRPVDRFELSIVLRDRLTPVTGFDLSRQFQDPASQKDEILAGLTPLIEKIAVREIRQVDLRLRLPHVRPESLLGFVPRKGDVSQFPIPPNGPYRQLKVKEDGQSFVPEESMSLSSSRPPSEIMLLPFETTFDAMLALESGDVHMVDRLDPATAARLSADSPEDLVVDHYRAPTMHVLVPNLNNPYLKNRDFRRGLLYGINRQEILHSRLLGGKELDGCRLVSAPIPIGVSPDDPVSYGYDLSIPPRNYEPQMSIALQKLAEIKLREEAEASNEALIPLSKLVIGHSNSEVSRQTCLAIVQYFKRLGLPCELKTVSPEVTDPAEVDVDLLYVEIQVAEPLVDVPRMFDRYIPNVHQTQYFQLALRQMGQSRNWQEVRERFWSLHRLAHDDLLILPLFQLQDHFVYRRSLGGVGYQPMTLFQQVEHWDLAPSWDVAKN from the coding sequence ATGCTTCTGCTGGTGATGATTTTTATCGGCATGAATGCTCCTCTGTTGGCGCAAAAAGACGAGCAAACTGAAGAGCAGCAAATTCCGGTCGAGATGACCAAACCGCTTGTCGAACGCGAGCCGTACGATCTGCTTACTGTCGCCTCGTCGAAGGACGGCAAGCCACTGCGTATCAAACCAGTCAATGCGGCTGGTTTCCGTGCCGGATCGTCCCAGCGGAGTGGGCAGCTAACAATAGAACTGGTCGATATCCCCGGGAGAACGTTTCGGGTCGCCTGGCAGAGTGTCACGGTGTATCAGCCGTTCCCGCAATTGTTGCTCGAAGAAGCTAAAGAGAACCTGAAGGATAAGCAATTCGATCTCGCGTTTCGCTATTTGCAGCGATTAAACGCGGAGTATTCCAATTACCCAGGCGTCGAGCAACTTCTGGAAGAACTGCTGGTTCAGAACGCCTTAGAAAGATTTCAGGCCGGGGCACTCGACGAGGCGTTAGGCATGCTTGAAGAAGCGAAACGCAAGTTCCCGAAGAAGTCGGGGATCGACAAGTCGATAGAAAGTGTCGGCTTGCGTTTGGTGCAAAAAGAGATCGATGATCGTCAGTGGCAATCGGCTCGCAAATTGATCGAGCGGTTCGAGAACGTCTATGGCAAGGAGTTTGCCGAGAGCATCGAACGCTGGAAGGCAGACTTGGCCCGTCGATCTCGACAGCAGCTGGATCGCGCCAAGCAGCAAATCGAAAAGAAAGATTATCGCGAGGCGTTGCAAGCGACCAACTTGGCATTGGCGATTGATCCTTCCGTTCCCTCCGGCAGAGAGCAACTGGCGGAACTCGTTCGGCGTTATCCGCAGGTCCGCATCGCCACACTAGCCGCCGGAGAAGCCGTTCCTCCTCATGGAACGTTGACGTGGAGCGGTCGACGCAATAAACGACTTTTGTATCGTGATCTCACCGAGATTGTCGGGTACGGGCCCGAAGGGGGCGAATATGCATCGCCGTTCGGTTCTGTCATTCGTCCAGTCGATCGATTCGAATTGTCGATCGTGCTCCGTGATCGCCTGACGCCTGTCACCGGCTTTGATTTATCACGCCAGTTTCAGGACCCTGCTTCGCAAAAGGACGAAATCCTGGCAGGTCTGACGCCGCTGATTGAAAAGATCGCCGTCCGTGAGATTCGGCAGGTTGACCTTCGCTTGCGATTACCTCATGTGCGGCCGGAATCGCTTCTGGGGTTTGTTCCGCGTAAAGGAGACGTCTCCCAATTCCCTATTCCACCCAATGGTCCTTATCGCCAGTTGAAGGTTAAGGAAGATGGTCAGAGTTTTGTCCCGGAAGAAAGCATGAGTTTGTCTTCTAGTCGGCCCCCTAGCGAGATCATGCTGTTACCCTTTGAAACGACTTTCGATGCCATGCTTGCCTTAGAGAGTGGCGACGTGCACATGGTCGATCGGTTAGATCCAGCAACGGCTGCGCGGTTGTCGGCTGATTCGCCTGAAGATCTGGTCGTCGATCACTATCGAGCCCCGACCATGCATGTCTTGGTGCCAAATTTGAATAACCCTTATCTTAAGAACCGCGACTTTCGCCGAGGCTTGTTGTACGGCATCAATCGCCAAGAAATTTTGCATTCACGGCTTTTAGGTGGAAAGGAATTGGATGGATGCCGCCTGGTTAGTGCGCCGATTCCCATTGGCGTAAGTCCGGACGATCCGGTTTCGTATGGATACGATTTATCGATTCCCCCACGTAACTACGAACCGCAGATGAGCATCGCCCTGCAGAAACTGGCCGAAATTAAATTGCGGGAAGAAGCCGAAGCAAGCAATGAAGCGTTAATTCCACTTTCGAAGCTGGTCATTGGTCATTCCAATTCCGAAGTTTCCCGGCAAACTTGCCTGGCTATCGTGCAGTATTTCAAACGATTGGGGCTGCCTTGTGAGTTGAAAACGGTCAGTCCCGAGGTGACCGACCCGGCGGAAGTCGATGTCGATCTGCTGTACGTCGAGATTCAAGTTGCGGAGCCACTAGTCGATGTGCCTCGGATGTTTGATAGGTACATTCCCAATGTTCATCAGACACAATATTTTCAACTCGCTTTGCGGCAAATGGGGCAATCAAGAAATTGGCAGGAAGTTCGCGAGCGGTTCTGGTCGTTGCATCGACTAGCTCATGATGACCTACTGATTCTGCCACTTTTTCAACTTCAAGATCATTTTGTGTACCGGCGGTCGCTCGGAGGCGTTGGCTATCAACCGATGACATTGTTTCAACAGGTGGAACATTGGGACCTCGCTCCATCTTGGGATGTCGCTAAGAATTGA